One region of Labrus bergylta chromosome 23, fLabBer1.1, whole genome shotgun sequence genomic DNA includes:
- the snrpf gene encoding small nuclear ribonucleoprotein F, with protein sequence MSLPLNPKPFLNGLTGKPVMVKLKWGMEYKGYLVSVDGYMNMQLANTEEFVDGALAGHLGEVLIRCNNVLYIRGVEEEEEDGEMRE encoded by the exons ATG AGTTTACCTCTGAACCCGAAGCCGTTCCTGAACGGCCTGACGGGCAAACCAGTGATGGTGAAGCTGAAGTGGGGTATGGAGTATAAGGGCTACCTGGTGTCTGTTGATGGCTACATGAACATGCAG CTGGCCAACACAGAAGAGTTTGTGGACGGAGCGTTGGCGGGTCATCTTGGTGAAGTGCTTATcag GTGCAATAACGTTTTGTACATCAGAGgtgtagaagaagaggaagaggacggagaGATGAGGGAGTGA
- the amdhd1 gene encoding probable imidazolonepropionase: MSVCALDESNMSSNYKLLVKNAKQVVLICNNGEKYLTKHGMQNLCVIENGSVVIGSDGLIKAVGPAETIRSQFAESSFEKVIDAAGMCVLPGLVDAHTHPVWAGDRVHEFSMKLAGASYMDVHRAGGGIHFTVEHTRAAGSLELLASLSSRLVRMQRAGTTLVECKSGYGLELHTELKMLEVIEEARRSLPINISSTYCGAHAVPKGKTVAEATDDILQVQLPRLKEKISSGSLRVDNIDVFCERGVFDLGSTRSILQAGKDMGLNINFHGDELHPMNSAQLGAELGALAISHLEEVTDEGIAAMATSKTAAVLLPTTAYILRLPQPRARDMLDAGVVVALGSDFNPNAYCCSMPIVMHLACVNMKMSMPEALGAATINAAYALGCSHTHGSLEVNKHGDLLLLNTTRWEHLIYQLGGHQELIRYVVIKGSVVVDNDKTLGL; this comes from the exons ATGAGTGTCTGCGCTCTGGATGAATCAAACATGTCGAGTAATTACAAACTGCTGGTGAAGAACGCCAAGCAGGTGGTTCTGATCTGCAACAACGGAGAGAAATACCTGACCAAACACGGGATGCAAAACCTTTGTGTGATTGAAAATGGGAGCGTGGTGATAGGAAG CGATGGTCTGATCAAAGCTGTGGGTCCTGCTGAAACCATCAGATCTCAGTTTGCTGAGTCATCCTTTGAGAAAGTGATCGATGCTGCAGGAATGTGTGTCTTACCTG GGCTCGTTGACGCTCACACACATCCAGTCTGGGCTGGAGACAGAGTGCATGAATTCTCAATGAAG CTGGCCGGTGCCTCCTACATGGATGTGCACCGGGCGGGCGGAGGGATCCACTTCACAGTGGAGCACACTCGAGCGGCGGGGTCCTTGGAGCTGCTGGCGTCTCTCAGCAGCCGGCTGGTCAGGATGCAGCGAGCGGGGACCACCCTGGTGGAGTGTAAGAGCGGCTACGGCCTGGAGCTGCACACCGAACTCAAGATGCTGGAGGTGATCGAGGAGGCCCGGCGCTCCCTGCCCATCAACATCTCCTCCACCTACTGCGGAGCCCACGCAGTGCCCAA agGGAAGACGGTCGCAGAGGCCACGGACGACATCCTGCAGGTTCAGCTGCCTCGGCTGAAGGAGAAGATTTCCTCAGGGAGCCTCAGAGTCGACAACATCGACGTGTTCTGCGAGCGCGGAGTGTTTGACCTCGGCTCCACTCGCTCCATCCTGCAGGCGGGCAAAGACATGGGCCTCAACATCAACTTCCACGGAGACGAGCTGCATCCCATGAACTCTGCTCAG ctGGGTGCAGAGCTCGGAGCGTTGGCCATCAGTCACCTGGAGGAGGTCACCGATGAGGGTATCGCTGCCATGGCAACGTCGAAAACTGCTGCTGTACTTCTGCCTACTACGGCTTACATCCTCAG gctgCCTCAGCCTCGGGCCAGAGACATGTTGGATGCTGGAGTGGTCGTTGCTCTCGGCAGCGACTTCAACCCTAACGCCTACTGCTGCTCCATG CCAATCGTCATGCACCTCGCCTGTGTCAATATGAAAATGTCCATGCCTGAAGCTTTGGGTGCTGCCACCATCAACGCAGCGTACGCCCTCGGGTGCTCCCACACGCACGGCTCCCTGGAGGTCAACAAGCACGGAGACCTGCTCCTCCTCAACACCACACG GTGGGAGCATCTGATCTACCAGCTGGGAGGACATCAGGAGCTGATCCGCTACGTCGTCATTAAAGGCAGCGTGGTGGTTGATAATGACAAAACTCTGGGTTTATAA
- the LOC109993584 gene encoding tetraspanin-9, with amino-acid sequence MARGCICCVKYMLFLFNLLFWLGGCGLLGVGVWLSVSQGSFATLSPSFPSLSAANLIITLGTVVMVTGFLGCLGAIKENKCLLLSFFIVLLTILLAELILLILFFVYTDKVGENARRDLKEGLVLYNTENNAGLKDAWNTIQGEWRCCGVTNHNDWYSALHGNVVPDRCCQQFYQGCGRNSSNVFWTRGCYEKVEEWLDDNKHLLGTIAMCVLVIQLLGMAFSMTLYQQIHRAGKKYEA; translated from the exons ATGGCTCGCGGTTGCATCTGCTGTGTGAAATACATGCTCTTCCTCTTCAACCTGCTCTTCTGG ctgGGCGGGTGTGGACTGTTGGGCGTGGGCGTGTGGCTGTCGGTGTCTCAGGGCAGCTTTGCCACCCTGTCGCCCTCCTTCCCGTCACTCTCCGCCGCCAACCTCATCATCACGCTCGGCACGGTCGTCATGGTGACGGGTTTCCTCGGCTGCCTGGGTGCCATTAAGGAGAACAAGTGCCTGCTGCTGAGT tttttcatCGTTCTGTTGACCATCCTCTTGGCTGaactcatcctcctcatcctgtTCTTTGTCTACACTGACAAG GTGGGCGAAAATGCCAGACGGGACCTGAAAGAAGGTCTGGTTCTgtacaacacagaaaacaacGCCGGCCTGAAGGACGCATGGAACACCATACAGGGAGAG TGGCGATGCTGTGGAGTGACAAACCACAACGACTGGTACAGCGCCCTGCATGGAAACGTGGTTCCTGACCGCTGCTGTCAGCAGTTTTATCAGGGCTGTGGACGCAACTCCTCCAATGTCTTCTGGACACGG ggttGCTatgagaaggtggaggagtgGCTGGATGACAACAAACACCTTCTGGGAACCATCGCCATGTGCGTGTTGGTCATACAG cttcTTGGCATGGCTTTCTCAATGACGCTTTACCAACAGATCCACAGAGCGGGGAAAAAGTATGAAGCCTGa
- the LOC109993582 gene encoding endosome/lysosome-associated apoptosis and autophagy regulator family member 2-like — protein MREQAWASWFPRCLLLFITAHSSSSSSSVRELRPCDETDYYFQYTECDSTGSRWRVAIPLNPGSCSDLPAPTRGTDCSFSCPAGMYLEMTTQKCTPCAAGSYSLGSGLRFDQWDAIPAGFTSMASFLDSGPNGEDIQACNSSSWTPQGVYLESNRDECTVSLVYAVHLEKQGSVSFTYQYPDNNIFFEFYVQNEQCQEMVQTDDQKWIKVTNNGEWETHTVNLKSGMNILYWRTTGILVGGKMFKPVLLKNIQIEGVAYTSECFPCRPGWFSSSPGSSSCQPCPSNTFSIKDASSCTPCPEHHYSQEGWAECKPRPPCSEEDYFQIHAACDSEGKTQVLYRWVEPKICVENVTGAVELPATGRREPCPPCNPGYYNSDDSTCLPCPPGTHSDGTYVCTQCPAGTEPVLGYEYKWWNVLPSNMKTSCFNVGNGNCDDMNGWEVAGDHIRSGAGSSDNDYLILSLHVPGFKVPASLSGMTGSEFGQITFVFETICSADCELYFMTDVNRKSTTVVESWEGSKGKQSYSHSMTRNASVTYTWAFQRTNHALDVRRYVSDMVKLYSITVTNVLDGVASSCRACALISQNSQQAGSSCVPCPAGFYIHRETNRCQECPPNTHLAGRHTYGQDACVACGPGSISNKEHSRCYSDCSFSHTENNRTLTFDLSPLRDVASVIIGPSFTSKGTKYLHLFNISLCGHEGNRAAVCTDNVTDVANKDDQSDSARFVTLVDSFICQSTIIPADGRGFRMAISSQSISLAETFIGATVDTVLDGVNAKPDFFPESLKDVPDINFFYRSKQPTASCDQGRSSVITVRCNPEKSERGEVSVPSSCPAGTCDGCTFHFLWESASACPRCSEEDYHKIEGACKGGAQETLYVWNEPRLCTKGVSLPSRSSSPCEAVALWLKVGVGGGAFVAVLLISLTCYFWKKNKRLEYKYSRLVMSANKECELPAADSCALAEGEEPEDDVVYTQKPSLLGKLRAIANKIETSADPQLFQHGDGDSSETVPLNSSQSDRWMLR, from the exons acagACTACTACTTCCAGTACACCGAGTGTGACAGCACAGGGTCGAGATGGAGAGTCGCCATCCCTCTGAATCCAGGCTCCTGCTCAGACCTTCCTGCTCCGACCAGAGGAACAGACTGCT CGTTCTCCTGTCCAGCTGGGATGTATTTAGAGATGACCACGCAGAAGTGCACGCCGTGTGCGGCCGGCTCCTATTCGCTGGGAAGCGGCCTCCGCTTTGACCAATGGGACGCCATCCCTGCAGGCTTCACCAGCATGGCCAGCTTTTTGGATTCTGGTCCAAATGGAGAGGACATTCAGGCCTGTAACag ctcatCATGGACGCCGCAGGGTGTGTATCTGGAATCAAACCGAGACGAGTGCACCGTCTCTTTAGTTTACGCCGTCCACCTGGAGAAACAAGGCTCTGTCTCCTTCACCTACCAGTATCCAGACAACAACATCTTCTTTGAGTTCTAT GTCCAAAACGAGCAGTGTCAGGAAATGGTGCAGACCGATGACCAGAAGTGGATTAAAGTCACAAACAATGGAGAATGGGAGACGCACACA gtgaatCTGAAGTCGGGGATGAACATCCTGTACTGGAGAACGACCGGCATCCTGGTGGGAGGGAAGATGTTCAAACCTGTGCTGCTCAAGAACATCCAGATAGAGG GTGTTGCCTACACGTCCGAGTGTTTCCCGTGTCGGCCCGGCTGGTTCAGCTCAAGCCCCGGCTCTTCATCCTGTCAGCCCTGTCCCAGCAACACCTTCTCCATAAAGGACGCGTCCTCCTGTACACCCTGCCCCGAACACCACTACTCAC aggagGGGTGGGCGGAGTGTAAGCCGAGGCCGCCGTGCTCAGAGGAGGATTACTTTCAGATCCACGCGGCCTGCGACAGCGAGGGGAAG ACTCAGGTGTTGTATCGTTGGGTGGAGCCGAAAATCTGCGTGGAGAACGTCACGGGGGCGGTGGAGCTTCCCGCGACGGGACGGAGGGAGCCCTGCCCTCCCTGCAACCCCGGCTACTACAACAGCGACGACTCCACCTGTTTGCCCTGCCCACCTGGAACCCACTCAGACGGCACCTACG TGTGCACTCAGTGCCCTGCAGGTACGGAGCCAGTGTTAGGTTACGAGTACAAATGGTGGAACGTGCTGCCCTCCAACATGAAGACTTCTTGTTTTAACGTGGGCAACGGCAACTGTGACGACATGAACG GGTGGGAGGTGGCGGGGGACCACATTCGCAGCGGAGCGGGCAGTTCAGACAACGACTATCTCATCCTCAGCCTGCACGTGCCCGGCTTCAA GGTCCCAGCCTCGCTCTCAGGGATGACAGGCAGCGAGTTTGGCCAGATAACCTTTGTGTTTGAGACGATCTGCTCGGCCGACTGTGAGCTCTACTTCATGACG gatgtgAACAGGAAGAGCACCACAGTGGTGGAGTCCTGGGAGGGCAGTAAGGGGAAACAGTCGTACTCTCACAGCATGACCAGGAACGCCTCTGTCACATACACGTGGGCCTTTCAGAGGACTAACCACGCCCTGGAT GTGCGTCGTTATGTGAGCGACATGGTGAAGCTGTACTCCATCACCGTCACAAACGTCCTGGACGGCGTGGCGTCATCGTGCCGGGCCTGCGCTCTGATCTCTCAGAACTCCCAGCAGGCCGGCTCCTCCTGCGTTCCCTGCCCTGCTGGTTTCTACATCCACAGAGAAACCAACCGGTGTCAGGAGTGTCCGCCAAACACGCACCTGGCAGGACGCCACACCTACGGCCAGGACGCGTGTGTCGCCTGTGGACCGGGAAGTATCAGCAACAAG GAACACTCTCGTTGCTATAGCGACTGCTccttctcacacacagagaacaaccggacgctgacctttgaccttagCCCCCTGCGTGACGTGGCCTCTGTGATCATCGGGCCGAGTTTCACCTCTAAAGGGACCAAATACCttcacctcttcaacatcagCCTGTGTGGCCATGAG GGGAATCGAGCTGCTGTCTGCACAGATAACGTCACCGACGTGGCCAACAAGGACGATCAGAGCGACTCGGCTCGATTCGTCACCTTGGTTGACAGTTtcatctgtcaatcaacaatcaTCCCAGCGGATGGGCGGGGCTTCAGGATGGCCATTTCCTCCCAGTCCATCAGCCTTGCAGAAACGTTCATTG GGGCGACAGTGGACACTGTGCTGGACGGTGTGAACGCCAAACCAGATTTCTTCCCTGAAAGCTTAAAGGACGTTCCAGACATCAACTTCTTCTACAG GTCAAAGCAGCCGACAGCCTCGTGTGATCAGGGTCGCAGCTCAGTCATCACTGTGCGCTGTAACCCCGAGAAGTCTGAACGAGGAGAAGTCTCTGTGCCCAG ctccTGTCCTGCAGGAACATGTGATGGATGCACATTTCACTTCCTGTGGGAGAGCGCGAGCGCCTGTCCACGCTGCTCTGAGGAAGACTACCACAAGATAGAGGGAGCGTGCAAGGGAGGcgcacag GAAACTCTGTATGTGTGGAATGAGCCCAGGCTGTGCACCAAAGGCGTCTCCTTACCCTCCAGAAGCTCGTCTCCGTGTGAGGCCGTCGCTCTGTGGCTGAAGGTCGGGGTCGGCGGCGGAGCCTTCGTGGCCGTGCTGCTCATCTCTCTCACCTGCTATTtctggaagaaaaacaagag GCTGGAATACAAGTACTCTCGTCTGGTGATGTCTGCCAACAAAGAGTGTGAGCTGCCGGCTGCAGACAGCTGTGCTCTGGCTGAGGGGGAGGAGCCTGAAGACGACGTGGTTTACACCCAGAAACCCTCGCTGCTGGGGAAACTGCGGGCCATCGCTAACAAGAT tgAAACATCTGCCGATCCACAACTCTTTCAGCACGGGGATGGGGATAGCAGCGAGACCGTGCCGCTGAACTCCTCTCAGTCCGATCGATGGATGCTCAGATGA